The Dokdonia sp. 4H-3-7-5 genomic interval GAATGCTGTACATCCTCCTCCAGATACATTTGTAATAGTTAAGTTTTCAGGAATATCTGTTACAACAACATTTGTTGCTCCATCAGGCCCTGCGTTACTTACTGTTAATGTATAGGTCACTGTACCCCCCACTACATAAGGACTACTATCAACCAATACTTTATCAATACTTACATCAGCCTGCGCAATAGTAAGCGTCGCTGAACGAGTTTCTGTAAAACAAACATTATCATCATGAGTAACTACAACAAAATACTCCGTAGCATCTAAGCCTGTTACATCATTAACCGTTAAAGCATTTGTATTCTCGCCACTATAATTAGTATCGGCTGCAGTAATAAGAGTTCCTGATGTATCTGGATCACCTATGTACCACATATAGTTTATTCCGGCATTTGCATTTCCAGGAGTTCCGTAATCTGGAACACCTGCTGTAAATCCAGTCGAATTATCTGCTGTTGCCGTAATTGTAAACGTAGCAGACTCACCAGTTGTAGCCGTTTGGTCGGCAGGTTCCATTGCTGTAACATTAACTTGTGTTGCTACAATTTCATTTCCGTTTGCTCCATCATAACCTCCAGTTGCAGGAGAACTTCCTATTACTAGCCCATCACTATCTACCATAGTTGGTATTGCCCCCAATATTCCATCTCCGTTTGGATCAAGACCTCCAGACTCTAAAACATCACTACAGCCATCACCATCTGAATCTAAATCAAAACAATCTGCAATACCATCATTATCTGTATCAGGATTAACAGGCGCCACAAAAATAGTTGATTGAGGGAAAAAATTCCATAACATTACCACAACACTGCCTAAGTTTCTACTATCAAAAATATATTGAGAAACAGTGGTTTGAGGATTATCGAATGTAAATATTGCAGTATGTCCATTAGGAACACCTGTCATATTAAGTAATACGTCTGAAGTGCTATCGTCGACATTAACTAATGTTGTAAAACGTCCTACGTTATTGAGAACATTATTCCCATCTTTATCAGGTATAACAAAAACTCCTACATCATCAATTTGCGCATCATTTACAGTTACAATTGCACCACCTGGATTGGCAGTATCTAATGGGTCAGTATTTATCGACCATACCCCACCTTCGCTCCATGCATAGGCATCTCTGACATCTGTATTATTTAGCGGTGCGGTCAAACTATTGATATTGTTAATGCTCAAACTTGGGATTTGAAAAGGAATAATTGAATTTGTACTAGTCCAAATAAGTTCTACAAATTCATTATCGTTAAGACCAGTAGCGCCATTACCAATCAATCCAGTAGTTAGGTTAAAAGTCGCTGCATTATTCTGACCCGCAGCTTCAACCGTCTGAGGTCCAATATAAATATCAACTGAATAGTTTCCCGACGCATCAGAAACTCTCAATCCAGAAGAGCCACTTGGTATAGTTCCACCTCCTGGAATAAATGCTGATGGAGGTATAGCTGAAATTTGATTGAAAGCAATCGGTGTCCCAGGTTGATTACACCCCTCAGCTACATCTAGTATTCCATCATTATCATCATCTAAATCATTTTCATTTAATACAAGGTCACCATCACAATCTGTAGCAGTACCAACACATTGACCATAAGAGGACAATGTAACACAACCAAATATCGCAAGAAATACAATCATCTTTTTTGAGATAAATGATAATTGCAACTTTTTAATCTGTCCGTAAGGAATAGTAATTTTTCCCATATATATAAATTATAACTTAATTTAACTTTTAATAGAATCTGAGGCTTAAACAAACATCAGATATTAGACTTTTATCTACGTTATCTTAATATCATATTAAATTTAAAAGTAGAACTTCTTTAATCACTTAAGCAAAACTACATGATAGTCTTAAACTTAACTTAAATATAAGCACTTTATCGATTAATTTGATCCCTTTGTAGATAATATACATGTATTTTTCGACCAAATGCACTTTTCTATGGACGAGTGGTATATCACTTGTAAAAATTAATACACTTAATATCAGTTATTTACCAATAATAGCTTTTGACTTTGGCATAATTACAGGTTTTTTCTTACAGAGACAGGATGTAAATATTGATAAAAACAATGCTTATCCCTGCGTATACTCTCTAACTATAGTGATTAAAATAGTTTTAAAAAAAACTAGGAAAACTCTTTGCTAAAACAAGAAAAAGATTAAATTTGCATCCGCTACGAGAAATAGCGTCGTTCTGATAGAATGCAATGCGAAAGTAGCTCAGGGGTAGAGCATCACCTTGCCAAGGTGGGGGTCGCGAGTTCAAATCTCGTCTTTCGCTCTAATTTGAAATTATAACGCTTTCGCGAAAGCGTATAAAAATAAATACCAATTTTTCACGTAAGTGAAAATGCTCGAGTGGTGGAATTGGTAGACACGTTGGACTTAAAATCCAATGTCCATTAGGACGTACGGGTTCAAGTCCCGTCTCGAGTACAAAAGGCTTCCACTAGGAAGCCTTTTTTATTTTTATATATTTCAACAATGGCAACAGTCTACATACTTTATTCTAAAAAGATTAATAGATACTACATAGGGAGTTGTTTAGACTTAGACCAGAGAATAAAAGAACACGCAACAAACAGATACAAAGGGTTTACTACTAAAGCTCAAGATTGGGAGATATTTTTTGAAATAACCAATTTAGAATATCAACAAGCACGGAGCATCGAAAAACACATCAAGAGTATGAAAAGCACAACATACTTAGTGAATATCAAAAAACATAAAGAAATAGCACAAAAACTAGTTCAAAAATATAAGTAACGGGTTCATCCCGATAGCTATCGGGACCCGTCTCGAGTACAAAAGGCTTCCACTAGGAAGCCTTTTTTATTTTATAGTGTTTAATTATTCTTCTAAGAAATAGCGCCACCTTTCTTTTTAACGAGCATTCTCTTTATCTCATTGAGCTTCATGAGCGCCTCTACTGGGGTAAGGGTATCAATATCTATATGTAAAATCTCCTCTTTAATATCTTCTAATAATGGATCATCTAGATTAAAGAAACTAAGCTGCATTTCTTCTTCGCCAGCTTCCTTAAGTTTACCAGTGAGCTCCTCACTTCCATGAGATTTCTCTAGCTTCTCCATCATTTTTGTCGCTCTACGTAAAACCTGTTGGGGCATTCCCGCCATTTTTGCAACATGGATACCAAAACTGTGAGCACTACCTCCTGGAACTAGCTTACGTAAGAACAACACATTATCCTTAAGTTCTTTTACCGAGACATTGTAGTTTTTTATGCGCTCAAATGTCTCGCACATCTCATTAAGTTCATGATAATGTGTAGCAAATAAAGTTTTAGGCCTACCTGGATGCTCATGTAAAAACTCACTTATGGCCCAAGCAATGGATATCCCATCATAAGTACTAGTGCCACGTCCTATTTCGTCTAGTAGGACCAGACTGCGGTCACTTAGGTTATTAAGAATACTTGCCGTCTCATTCATCTCTACCATAAAAGTACTCTCACCCATAGAGATATTATCACTTGCCCCTACTCTTGTAAATATTTTATCTACAACACCTATATGTGCTGCTTGCGCTGGCACAAAACTACCCATTTGAGCTAGCAAGACAATCAAAGCGGTCTGTCTTAAAATGGCACTCTTACCAGACATGTTAGGCCCAGTAATCATAATCATTTGCTGATCACCACTATCTAAATACACATCATTTGTCACATAAGCCTCACCTAGCGGTAGCTGCTTTTCTATTACGGGATGTCGCCCTTCTTTTATATCTATTGCTTGTGACTCGTCTAGCGTAGGTCTCACATAATTGTTTTCTCTAGCGAGCTGTGTAAAGCCTAACAAACAATCTAGTTGTGCTATCTGGGAAGCATTTGCCTGTACTTGAGGAATAAAACTACTCATCCAGTTTACAAGTGCTGCAAATAGTTGCTGTTCTATGGCTTGAATACGCTCTTCGGCTCCTAAAATCTTTCCTTCGTATTCCTTAAGCTCCTCAGTAATGTATCGTTCTGCGTTAACTAGTGTTTGCTTTCTTATCCACTCTTCTGGTACTTTGTCACGGTGGGTGTTACGCACCTCTATATAATACCCAAAAACATTATTTGATGCTATCTTAAGCGAGGTAATCCCTGTACGCTCAGTCTCACGAGCTAACATTTTCTCTAGATAATCTTTACCTCCTTGAGATAATACTCTTAATTCATCTAGTTCGTTATGAAAACCAGCTGCGATTGCTCCGCCTTTTATAATAGAAACTGGAGCCTCTTCTTTAAGTGTTTCCTTTATTTTATCACGTAGCACAACGCAGTCCTGAAGTTGCTCGCCTATGATGTTGAGTGACTCATTATCGGTATTAAGAGCAAGTCCTTTTATAGGAACAATTGCTTCTAGCGAATTCTTAAGTTGTATAACCTCTCGCGGACTTATTTTACCTGTAGCAACTTTACTTATGAGACGTTCTAAATCTCCTATTTTCTTAATGTTAGACTGCATTTTATCAAATATCTCTCCATTATCTGAGAGAAAAGACACCACATCATGACGCCTTTCAATTTCATCAAGACGTTTGAGTGGTAAAGCGAGCCATCGTTTGAGTAAACGACCTCCCATTGCAGAGGTCGTCTTATCTATTATATCTATCAAAGTAATAGCCTTAACACCAGAAGCCGAGTTATATAACTCGAGATTTCTTATAGTAAAGCGATCCATCCACACGTAATCATCTGCCGCAATACGGCGTATTCTTGTGATGTGCTGTAGTTTATGATGTTGGGTTTCTCCTAAATAATGAAGCGCTGCACCAGCCGCAACTACACCTTCAGACAAGTGTTCTACACCGAAGCCTTTTAAGGAATTAACGTCAAAATGCTTGTGTAAAGATTCTGTAGCATAATCTATATGAAACACCCAATCTTCTTGGTAAAAAGTATGATAATCTGAGCCATATGCTTCTAAAAATGCCTTCTTCTGCTTCTTACAAACTAGCAGCTCGCTAGGTGCAAAATTTTGCAATAATTTATCTACATATGCTATATCCCCTTGTGCAGTAAGATATTCTCCCGTGGACACGTCCAAGAATGCCACACCTACTTTTTCTTTATTAAAAAATACAGCCCCAAGGAAATTATTTGTCTTAGCAGAAAGAATATCATCGTTCATCGCAACTCCCGGTGTCACTAGTTCTGTCACCCCACGCTTAACTATTTTCTTAGTCTGCTTTGGATCTTCTAATTGGTCACAAATAGCCACCCTACAACCTGCCTTTACAAGTTTGGGTAAATAGGTATTTAAAGAATGATGTGGAAAACCAGCGAGCTCCGTACGATCTCCACCATTATTACGACTTGTTAATGTAATATTTAAAATGGCAGCTGCTTTTACAGCGTCTTCTCCAAAGGTTTCATAAAAATCTCCTACTCTAAAAAGCAATAGCGCATCTGGGTATTTAGTTTTAATACCATTATACTGCTGCATTAAGGGGGTTACTTTTTTCTTAGCCAAATCATATATTTTAAGAAAAATAAAAGTACGCTATTCTATTGGGTTGGCTTTCTCAAATATGATCAGACTTTCTTAGTTTTTCCACATTTTATATACACGCTTTCGCGAAAGCTTGAAATAAAGCCTTTTAAAAGCATTTCACACTACACTCAAGGATAGCGCTTAAGAAATTTAGGATTCCTTTTCAAATAAGCCTAATTGAAGCCAAATTTAATAGATTTTAATTATGACTACTCAATTTTTAATAAGAAAAATCTAAATCAGCTGTTTTTATTATGAGAGTACTTATTTCTTATCATTATTTTTTTTAAAAATTAAATGACACTTACTCAATAAACTTATTATCAAATGATTAATCTTATATGATTTGAAAAGTTCTCAAAATAAAGCTGATTTATTTGAGAAATCAAGATGATGATTGGCAAATTCGCTTATTTCGTGTAATTTTTAGAATATTATTAGCATATAGTTAAATATTAGCCTAATAAGTTAAATATTATTTATAATTTGGATTGTAAACTAAATCAAAGAACAAATGAAACAAAAGTACCCATTACTCAAAATGGCTTATTTCTTGTTGTTTTTAATTCCTTGCGCCCTGATGGGTCAATCTGTTGTAACAGGAGTTATTAAAGACGCTGGTAATAATCCAATTCCCTTTGTCAATGTTATTGAAAAAGGAAGTTCAAACGGAACTACATCAGATTTTGATGGTAATTACTCCATCACCTTAAATGGTAATTCTGGAACCTTAGAATTTTCATATCTAGGGTATGCAACACAAGAACAAGTGATTTCAAGCTCACAAACATTAAATGTAACTCTAGAAGAATCTTCTGAGTCACTAGATGAAGTTGTTATTTCTGGACTAGCATCTTCAGTAAAGAGATCTAATGCCGCTAATGCTGTGGCATCAGTCTCAGCAGAGCAAATTACTGGTACCACACCACCACCTACATTAGATGGAGCGCTGTATGGTAAATTTGCTGGAGCACTCGTAAGCCAGAATTCTGGAGCACCAGGAGGAGGGCTTTCTATTAAACTTCGTGGAGCTACTTCTATCCAAGGTAACACACAACCGCTTTATATTGTGGATGGTGTTTATGTAGATAACTCTTCTATTTCTGCTGGTCTTAATGCAGTTTCTGCAGCATCGGCTGGAGGAAGTGCTTCAAACCAAGATAACCCTACAAACAGAATAGCAGATATAAATCCAGATGACATTGAAAATATCGAAATATTAAAAGGAGCATCTGCTGCTGCTATATATGGTTCTAGAGCTGCTGCTGGGGTTGTTATTATCACAACTAAGAAAGGTAAAGCTGGAGAAACTCAGTTTAAATTTGGTCAATCTTTTGGGTGGACACAAGTAACAAGGCTTTTAGGTTTACGTAATTATAATGAGCAACGCGTAGAGGATAGCTTTGGTGCGGAAGCTGTGCCGCTTTTTGTAGCCGCTAGAGATGAAGGAAGATTAGTAGATTATGAAGAAGAGATTTATGGAGAAAAAGGTCTTATAAGTAGAACTAACTTTAGCATGAGCGGTGGAGATGTAAAAACTCGCTTTTATGCTGGGGTTACGCACAGTAATGAAAATGGTATTGTAAAAAACACAGGTTATGAAAAGACTTCACTTCGTCTTAACTTAGATCACAGAGCTACAGACTTTTTAAAAGTATCACTTAATACAAACTATATCAATTCAAGATCTAACCGTGGTTTCTTTAATAATGACAACTCAGGTACCACTATTGGTGTGACTTTAACGGGTACAACTCCATGGTTACAGTTATTTCCAGATGAAAATGGTGTTTACCCAGATAATCCTTCAGGAGCATCAAACCCTTTACAAACTAGAGACAGAGTAACTAACAGAGAGATTGTAGATCGCTTTATTATTGGTGCTTCTGCAAATCTAGATATCTTCAAAAAAGAAAAATCAAGCCTTGAATTAATTTTACGTGGAGGTTTAGACACTTACGGACAGAAATCTAGAGCTATTTTCCCAAAGGATTTACAATTTCAAAAACCTGCTAATGGTGGACAAAATGGAGTTGCTGTGCAAGGAGATACTCAAAATAGAAACTACAATCTAGCAGCTTTCTTAGTACATAATTATAGAACGGATAATGATTTATCTTTTAGGACTCAAGCAGGTGTTACAAGAGAGTATTTTGACAGAAATTCTCAACTTATTACTGCAAGTGGACTTGTAGCTTCAGAAACTAATGTTGATCAAGCGGCTAACACTGGAACTAACCAGTTTAGATTACTTCAAGAAGATGCTGGGTTCTTTGTACAAGAAGAAATCAATTTTCAAGATAAGCTTATAGGAGCGATAGGATTAAGAGGAGATAAATCTTCAAATAATGGAGATGCAAACGAACTTAACTATTACCCAAAAGCATCACTCGCTGCAAACTTTAATGAGTTCGATTTCTGGAAAGAAGATAGCTTTGTAGACAAGTTCAAACTTCGTGTAGCTTATGGAGAAGCAGGTAACTTTGCTCCTTTTGGTGCGTTATTCACATCATACACTTCGTTTTCTACAGACGGTCTTTTAGGGATAAGCCTTGTAGGCGTACGTGGAGATGGCGACTTAAGCCCTGAACGCCAAAAAGAATTAGAATTTGGTACAGACCTTAGTATTCTTGATGGTAAAGTAGATTTTTCTGCAACATATTATATTAAAACTGTTGATGACTTAATTCTTAACTCTGCATTACCTCCATCTTCTGGATTTACGAGCGAATTTGTGAATGCAGGTGAATTGCAAAACAAAGGACTTGAACTATCATTAAATAGTAATATTATTGAGTCAGAGGATTTTGTGTGGAATGCTAGTGTAAACTGGTTTAAAAACACTTCTAAAATCACTCGTTTAGATGTTGACCCTTTCAATGTAGGAGCCTTTGGAGCGACACTTGGTACATTTAGAATTGAAGAAGGTTCTAGCGCTACTCAAATAGTAGGAATAGGCCCTAACCCTGGTGCAAATGGATTCCAGAAATTTGGAGATTCAGAGCCAGATTTTCAAATGGCATTCAATAACAGTCTTCAATACAAGGACTTCCAATTATCATTTTTATGGCAATGGAAAAAAGGTGGTGACAACATTAATTTAACTACATTATTATCTGATTTAAACGGTACTAGTGCAGATTATGATGATTCTGGACTTGATCCTTCTGGAGCTCTTGCAAATGGCCCATATAGAGTGAGCCAGCTTGGTTCATCTGCAGATGTATTTGTAGAGGATGCATCTTACTTAAGATTGCGTGAAGTGGGATTATATTACACAATACCTACAACAACTTTAGAAAACTTCTTAGGAGGAAATATAGATAACATTAAAGTAGGATTTTCTGGAACAAACCTAATCAACATATTTGATTACAACAGTTATGATCCAGAAGTTTCAAACTTTGGAGGTGGAGGTATCTTTACAGGTGTAGAGGTTACGCCTTTCCCATCATCAAAGCGTTTCTTATTTAATCTCGCTGTAAACTTTTAAAATAAAAAGATGAAAAAATATATAACTAAAAGCTTACTTGCACTGAGTATTTGTGCTGGGCTTTATTCTTGTGACGTACAAGAATATTCAGACTTAAACAACCCCGAGGTTGATGCCTTTGAAGACAATCTAACTCGCGGAGACTTACAAGACCTAGTGGGCGGAGTGCTATACAGCTCTCGCGTAGGTCTGGGAACTTACTTTGATGATTGTGGCGTTATAGGTAGAGAATACTATAGATTCTCAAGCTCAGACCCTAGATTTACAAGTGATTTACTAGGTGGAGAAAATGCCGTTTTAGATAACAATACCTTCTATATCACAACCCCATGGGCTGCAAGGTATAGAACCGTAAAAAACGCCAATCTTATCTTAGGATTCATTGAAGCACAAGATCTCTCTGCCATATTTACTAACGAAGAGCTTAGTGCAACAAGAGGATTTCTTAATACAATGATTGCACACGAGCTACTGCTCAACCTTAATCTTACAGATGATGGTGGTATACGTATAGATGTAGCAGATGAGACTAATCTAGGACCTATTGTTTCAAAAA includes:
- a CDS encoding GIY-YIG nuclease family protein gives rise to the protein MATVYILYSKKINRYYIGSCLDLDQRIKEHATNRYKGFTTKAQDWEIFFEITNLEYQQARSIEKHIKSMKSTTYLVNIKKHKEIAQKLVQKYK
- the mutS gene encoding DNA mismatch repair protein MutS, with the translated sequence MQQYNGIKTKYPDALLLFRVGDFYETFGEDAVKAAAILNITLTSRNNGGDRTELAGFPHHSLNTYLPKLVKAGCRVAICDQLEDPKQTKKIVKRGVTELVTPGVAMNDDILSAKTNNFLGAVFFNKEKVGVAFLDVSTGEYLTAQGDIAYVDKLLQNFAPSELLVCKKQKKAFLEAYGSDYHTFYQEDWVFHIDYATESLHKHFDVNSLKGFGVEHLSEGVVAAGAALHYLGETQHHKLQHITRIRRIAADDYVWMDRFTIRNLELYNSASGVKAITLIDIIDKTTSAMGGRLLKRWLALPLKRLDEIERRHDVVSFLSDNGEIFDKMQSNIKKIGDLERLISKVATGKISPREVIQLKNSLEAIVPIKGLALNTDNESLNIIGEQLQDCVVLRDKIKETLKEEAPVSIIKGGAIAAGFHNELDELRVLSQGGKDYLEKMLARETERTGITSLKIASNNVFGYYIEVRNTHRDKVPEEWIRKQTLVNAERYITEELKEYEGKILGAEERIQAIEQQLFAALVNWMSSFIPQVQANASQIAQLDCLLGFTQLARENNYVRPTLDESQAIDIKEGRHPVIEKQLPLGEAYVTNDVYLDSGDQQMIMITGPNMSGKSAILRQTALIVLLAQMGSFVPAQAAHIGVVDKIFTRVGASDNISMGESTFMVEMNETASILNNLSDRSLVLLDEIGRGTSTYDGISIAWAISEFLHEHPGRPKTLFATHYHELNEMCETFERIKNYNVSVKELKDNVLFLRKLVPGGSAHSFGIHVAKMAGMPQQVLRRATKMMEKLEKSHGSEELTGKLKEAGEEEMQLSFFNLDDPLLEDIKEEILHIDIDTLTPVEALMKLNEIKRMLVKKKGGAIS
- a CDS encoding SusC/RagA family TonB-linked outer membrane protein, whose amino-acid sequence is MKQKYPLLKMAYFLLFLIPCALMGQSVVTGVIKDAGNNPIPFVNVIEKGSSNGTTSDFDGNYSITLNGNSGTLEFSYLGYATQEQVISSSQTLNVTLEESSESLDEVVISGLASSVKRSNAANAVASVSAEQITGTTPPPTLDGALYGKFAGALVSQNSGAPGGGLSIKLRGATSIQGNTQPLYIVDGVYVDNSSISAGLNAVSAASAGGSASNQDNPTNRIADINPDDIENIEILKGASAAAIYGSRAAAGVVIITTKKGKAGETQFKFGQSFGWTQVTRLLGLRNYNEQRVEDSFGAEAVPLFVAARDEGRLVDYEEEIYGEKGLISRTNFSMSGGDVKTRFYAGVTHSNENGIVKNTGYEKTSLRLNLDHRATDFLKVSLNTNYINSRSNRGFFNNDNSGTTIGVTLTGTTPWLQLFPDENGVYPDNPSGASNPLQTRDRVTNREIVDRFIIGASANLDIFKKEKSSLELILRGGLDTYGQKSRAIFPKDLQFQKPANGGQNGVAVQGDTQNRNYNLAAFLVHNYRTDNDLSFRTQAGVTREYFDRNSQLITASGLVASETNVDQAANTGTNQFRLLQEDAGFFVQEEINFQDKLIGAIGLRGDKSSNNGDANELNYYPKASLAANFNEFDFWKEDSFVDKFKLRVAYGEAGNFAPFGALFTSYTSFSTDGLLGISLVGVRGDGDLSPERQKELEFGTDLSILDGKVDFSATYYIKTVDDLILNSALPPSSGFTSEFVNAGELQNKGLELSLNSNIIESEDFVWNASVNWFKNTSKITRLDVDPFNVGAFGATLGTFRIEEGSSATQIVGIGPNPGANGFQKFGDSEPDFQMAFNNSLQYKDFQLSFLWQWKKGGDNINLTTLLSDLNGTSADYDDSGLDPSGALANGPYRVSQLGSSADVFVEDASYLRLREVGLYYTIPTTTLENFLGGNIDNIKVGFSGTNLINIFDYNSYDPEVSNFGGGGIFTGVEVTPFPSSKRFLFNLAVNF